In Falco naumanni isolate bFalNau1 chromosome 16, bFalNau1.pat, whole genome shotgun sequence, a single window of DNA contains:
- the LOC121098273 gene encoding vigilin-like translates to MHKMVADLLENSCSISVPICKQFHKNIVGKGGANIKKIRKESNTKIDLPAKNSNSETIVITGKRANCEAARHRITSLWKDLQKMCMWLRTRLKPWSRNW, encoded by the exons ATGCACAAGATGGTGGCAGACCTG CTTGAAAACAGCTGTTCTATTTCTGTCCCCATCTGCAAACAGTTCCACAAGAACATCGTAGGGAAAGGAGGTGCCAACATCAAGAAG ATCCGTAAAGAAAGCAACACCAAAATTGATCTCCCAGCAAAGAACAGCAACTCGGAGACAATTGTTATCACAGGCAAGAGGGCAAACTGCGAGGCTGCTCGCCACAGGATAACATCACTTTGGAAGGACCTACAGAAGATGTGCATGTGGCTCAGGACCAGATTGAAGCCATGGTCAAGGAACTGGTGA
- the C2CD2L gene encoding phospholipid transfer protein C2CD2L, whose protein sequence is MGSDPGWAALVLLFAASLLTVAAWLLQYWRSAALRAPRRCAAAEEAGARALLAALLALRSLREQWLRAWVRALNSQARRHGSSVQITFEEGPQLPPDANISRVTCKGESDHSMVLYCHLSAEAVKFPVSVTQQSPAAVSVDTYHITLAVLQAQVEIHLEEIQNEGLLVSWAFKDRPDFNLSVLPRLQLCENEGRADLSTIKDLIEDTIVSTQPAMVVNLKACIAGAGAVPSNKLPQESLSRVAAAPLGSKLLLRNLQVLNLGCQGKGGVGEICCVAELDSPPQQKRTRLVTAGSAGAAAEMEWSEELVLELGPRSKELKLQVLGNSDGGGSVVLGHAILLLDSLGKQPSRRQVCSLAPGAGWSLTAEATIVLEVLFQEPPASLNAQQATSLRTSITPTKKVEMDRTIMPDGTIVTTVTTIQSRPKADCKLDSPSRSPSKVEVMEKKTTVLLESGCPHSPLSISSWESHMPNSLDPVAETAIRQLTETNNKPAKKTPTKRSTLIISGVSKVPIAQDEMALSLGYAASLEATAYRDSAAEGTADRMHSSTESSQLLEVSLLGQRASQELDETMRSDISERPSVEDVESETGSTGALETRSLKDHKVSFLRSGTKLIFRRRSKQKEVGLSQSHDDLSNVTANSTARKKAGSFSRRLIKRFSFKSKSKPKASDSITAENPGGMLIPTGVPGAAKVLP, encoded by the exons ATGGGGTCGGACCCGGGCTGGGCTGCGCTAGTGCTGCTTTTCGCCGCCTCGCTGCTCACCGTCGCGGCCTGGCTGCTTCAATACTGGCGCTCCGCGGCCCTGCGGGCGCCGCGGCGGTGCGCGGCGGCGGAGGAGGCCGGGGCccgggcgctgctggccgcgCTGCTCGCCCTCCGGTCCTTGCGGGAGCAGTGGCTGCGGGCCTGGGTGCGAGCCCTCAACAGCCAGGCGCGGCGGCACGGG AGTTCTGTGCAGATCACATTTGAAGAGGGTCCTCAGTTACCGCCAGATGCAAATATAAGTCGTGTGACGTGCAAGGGAGAGTCAGACCACAGCATG GTGCTGTACTGCCATCTGTCAGCTGAAGCTGTGAAATTCCCCGTCTCAGTTACTCAGCAGtccccagctgctgtttctgtggaCACCTACCACATCACtttggctgtgctgcaggctcAG GTGGAGATCCACTTGGAGGAGATACAGAATGAAGGTCTCCTTGTGTCGTGGGCGTTCAAGGACAGACCAGACTTTAACCTTTCGGTTCTTCCGAGACTTCAGCTTTGTGAG AATGAAGGGAGGGCGGATCTGTCCACCATAAAGGATCTGATTGAGGATACCATTGTCAGCACACAGCCAGCCATGGTGGTGAATCTGAAGGCCTGCATTGCTGGAGCCGGTGCG GTACCCAGCAACAAGTTGCCTCAAGAGTCCCTGTCTAGAGTAGCAGCAGCCCCTCTGGGTTCTAAGCTGTTGCTCCGGAATCTTCAAGTGCTGAACTTGGGCTGCCAGGGGAAGGGAG GAGTTGGGGAGATATGCTGCGTGGCAGAGCTAGACAGCCCCCCACAGCAGAAGCGGACAAGGCTGGTGACGGCTGGTAGTGCTGGCgcagcagcagagatggagTGGAGCGAGGAGCTCGTTCT GGAGTTGGGACCTAGAAGTAAAGAGCTGAAGCTACAGGTGCTGGGGAACAGTGATGGAGGGGGAA GCGTGGTGCTGGGACATGCCATACTTTTGCTTGATTCTTTGGGCAAACAACCGTCCAGGAGACAGGTCTGCTCACTGGCCCCAGGAGCTGGGTGGTCGCTGACGGCTGAAGCTACCATTGTATTGGAG GTGCTGTTCCAGGAGCCTCCTGCCTCTTTGAATGCTCAGCAGGCCACGTCTCTGCGAACCAGCATCACCCCCACTAAGAAAGTGGAGATGGACCGGACCATCATGCCCGATGGCACCATCGTGACTACTGTCACCACGATTCAGTCCCGGCCCAAGGCAGACTGCAAACTGG ATTCACCATCGAGGTCGCCTTCCAAGGTGGAAGTTATGGAAAAGAAGACAACGGTGCTTTTGGAGAGCGGCTGTCCTCACAGTCCCTTGTCCATCAGTAGCT GGGAGAGCCATATGCCCAACAGCTTGGATCCCGTGGCTGAGACTGCAATCAGGCAGCTAACTGAGACAAATAACAAGCCCGCCAAGAAGACCCCAACAAAACGCAGCACGCTGATCATCTCAGGAGTTTCCAAG GTACCTATTGCTCAAGATGAAATGGCACTTTCTCTGGGTTATGCTGCATCCCTGGAGGCCACAGCATACAGGGATTCTGCAGCAGAGGGGACAGCTGACCGGATGCACAGTTCTACTGAATCATCACAGCTGCTGGAAGTGTCACTGTTGGGACAAAGGGCCAGTCAGGAGCTGGATGAGACAATGCGATCGGACATATCTGAGAGACCGTCAGTGGAAGATGTTGAGTCTGAAACTGGCTCCACAGGAGCCCTTGAGACCAGGAGCTTGAAAGATCACAAAG TTAGCTTTCTTCGGAGTGGTACCAAGCTCATCTTCCGGAGAAGGAGCAAGCAGAAGGAAGTGGGCCTGAGCCAGTCACATGATGACTTGTCCAATGTCACCGCCAACTCCACTGCCAGGAAGAAAGCCGGCAGCTTTTCCCGCCGCCTCATCAAGCGCTTCTCCTTCAAGTCCAAATCCAAACCCAAAGCTAGCGACAGCATAACAGCAG AAAATCCAGGTGGCATGCTAATCCCCACGGGGGTCCCAGGAGCTGCGAAGGTGCTGCCTTGA
- the DPAGT1 gene encoding LOW QUALITY PROTEIN: UDP-N-acetylglucosamine--dolichyl-phosphate N-acetylglucosaminephosphotransferase (The sequence of the model RefSeq protein was modified relative to this genomic sequence to represent the inferred CDS: deleted 1 base in 1 codon), with product MRCHRCSVRPRTRDGRRWRRAALPSRPRSVPLAAAAPAVAMAAWPAVPLLINLGGSLLGFAATLTLIPAFRDRFLAARLFGEDLNKASRRPVPEAQGVISGAVFLMILFCFIPVPFLRCFVEEQCAAFPHDEFVELIGSLLAICCMIFLGFADDVLNLRWRHKLLLPTMASLPLLMVYFTNFGNTTIVVPKPFRLLLGMHLDLGIFYYVYMGMLAVFCTNAINILAGINGIEAGQSLVIAASIIVFNIVELNGDYQDDHIFSLYFMVPFFFTTLGLFYHNWYPSRVFVGDTFCYFAGMTFAVVGILGHFSKTMLLFFIPQVLNFFYSLPQLFHVIPCPRHRLPRLNPSTGKLEMSYSKFKTKSLSALGTHILKAVKILHIVDVRSGTDDDGEYTECNNMTLINFVIKLIGPTHERNLTLLLLLIQVLGSMIAFSIRYQLVRLFYDV from the exons ATGCGGTGCCACCGCTGTAGCGTCCGGCCGCGAACGCGCGACGGGAggcggtggcggcgggcggcgctcccctcccggccccgctccgTGCCCTTGGCAGCGGCAGCGCCCGCCGTGGCCATGGCGGCCTGGCCCGCCGTGCCCCTCCTCATCAACCTCGGTGGGTCGCTGCTGGGCTTCGCGGCCACGCTCACGCTGATCCCGGCCTTCAGGGACCGCTTCCTCGCTGCGCGGCTCTTCGGTGAAGACCTCAACAAGGCCTCGCGGCGGCCCGT CCCCGAAGCACAGGGCGTGATCAGCGGGGCCGTGTTCCTGATGATCCTGTTCTGCTTCATCCCCGTGCCCTTCCTGAGGTGCTTCGTGGAGGAGCAGTGCGCGGCCTTTCCTCACGATGAG TTTGTAGAGCTCATCGGTTCACTGCTTGCCATCTGCTGCATGATTTTCCTGGGCTTTGCAGATGACGTTCTGAACCTGCGCTGGCGCCACAAGCTCCTGCTTCCTACCATGGCCTCTCTCCCGCTGCTCATGGTTTACTTCACTAACTTTGGGAACACTACCATCGTGGTGCCTAAGCCTTTccggctgctgctgggcatgcACTTGGACCTGG GTATCTTCTACTATGTGTACATGGGCATGCTAGCAGTGTTCTGCACAAACGCCATCAACATTCTCGCTGGAATTAATGGAATTGAAGCAGGGCAGTCGCTGGTGATAGCTGCTTCTATTATTGTATTCAACATTGTAGAGTTAAATG ggGATTACCAAGATGatcacattttttctctctacttcatggtt ccttttttttttaccacgCTGGGGCTGTTTTACCACAATTG GTATCCATCTCGAGTGTTTGTTGGGGACACTTTCTGCTATTTTGCTGGCATGACCTTCGCTGTGGTGGGGATTTTGGGGCACTTCAGCAaaacaatgctgctttttttcatccCACAAGTGCTCAACTTCTTCTACTCGTTGCCTCAACTCTTCCATGTCATTCCTTGTCCCCGTCACCGGCTGCCAAG GCTCAATCCTAGTACAGGGAAGCTGGAGATGAGCTACTCCAAATTCAAAACTAAGAGCCTCTCTGCCCTGGGAACACACATCTTGAAG GCAGTCAAGATCTTGCACATAGTAGATGTGAGGAGTGGAACAGATGATGATGGCGAATACACCGAGTGCAATAATATGACACTTATTAACTTTGTTATAAAGCTGATTGGACCCACCCACGAGCGAAATCTGACTCTCCTGCTGCTACTCATTCAG GTCCTGGGTAGCATGATTGCATTTTCAATCCGGTACCAACTAGTGCGCTTGTTTTATGATGTCTGA